In the Mastacembelus armatus chromosome 2, fMasArm1.2, whole genome shotgun sequence genome, one interval contains:
- the LOC113127607 gene encoding NACHT, LRR and PYD domains-containing protein 12-like → MDQCEDRQEGVHPSKPSLCGDHESQTEAQRIQQQRPDSPEPSCVSFKSDQSKGRLIDFKAGSPAADQMVDQESSEVPGAQSAQQRPTWPDSVFMLLENHIVTFVKNELKKMQKVLTSGSPESQREDEEVLEGQDEEQRRSSREAFLKITLNFLRGMKQEELAGCLQSKSPAMCRRQLKSNLQKKFQCVFEGVAKAGSPVLLTQIYTELYITEGGAAEVNEEHEVRQIETSPRKEVNTDKRIRRKDIFKASPGRHGPIRTVMTKGVAGIGKTFLTQKFTLDWAEDKANQDIQFTFPFTFRELNVLKEKKFSLVELVHHFFTETKGICRFEDFQVVFIFDGLDECRLPLDFHNTRILTDATESTSVDVLLTNLIRGKLLPSARLWITTRPAAANQIPPECVDMATEVRGFTDPQKEQYFRKRFADKDQASTIISHIKTSRSLHIMCHIPVFCRIIATVLEDLLETRERGQLPKTLTEMYIHFLVVQTKVKNIKYEGGAGTDPHWSPENRKMVESLGKLAFEQLQKGNVIFYESDLTECGIDLRAASVYSGVFTQIFKEERGLYQDQVFCFVHLSVQEFLAALHVHLTFINSGVNLLSEEQTTSQTSDTRRDQAAEKLFYQSAVDKALHSPNGHLDLFLRFLLGLSLQTNQTLLHGLLAQTGSGSQTSQETVEYITNVMEENLSPERSINLFHCLNELKDCALVEEIQRYLSSGSLSTHRLSPAQWSALVFILVSSEQDLDVFDLKKYSASEEALLRLLPVVSLSKKVLLSGCNLSERSCEALVSVLSSQSSTLRELDLSNNDLQDSGVKLVSGGLRSPHCKVETLRLSGCNLSERSCEALASVLSSQSSTLRELDLSNNDLQDSGVKLVSGGLRSPHGKLEILRLRLCNLSERSCEALASVLSSQFSTLRELDLSNNDLQDSGVKLVSDGLRSPHCKLQTLRLSGCLVTEEGCASLALALSSNPSHLRELDVSYNHPGESGLKLLSAGLKDPHWRLDTLRVDPGGVQWLRPGLKKYSCELTINTNTMNNELKLSDDNKKVTNMEEDQLYPDHPERFDFCSQLLCSNGLTGRCYWEVEWEGNVNMSVSYRGISRVGNGTDCLFGLNDQSWMLCCSDGGHFSVSHNNRTTSIHLPLASSSSSSSSGRVAVYLDWPAGTLSFYRVSCDTLVHIYTFSATFTEPLYPGFGFGSCLWWPDCSVYLCSQ, encoded by the exons ATGGATCAGTGTGAGGACAGACAGGAGGGAGTCCATCCCTCTAAACCCAGTCTGTGTGGGGACCATGAGAGCCAGACCGAAGCTCAGAG gatccagcagcagagaccagacTCTCCTGAACCCAGCTGTGTGTCCTTCAAGAGCGACCAGTCAAAGGGTCGTTTAATAGACTTCAAAGCAGGAAgtccagcagctgatcagat ggtggacCAGGAGAGCTCAGAGGTTCCCGGTGCTCAGTCTGCCCAGCAGCGTCCGACATGGCCGGACTCCGTATTTATG ctgctggagaaccacattgtcacttttgtgaagaacgagctgaagaagatgcagaaggtTCTGACTTCAGGTTCCCCAGAGAGtcagagggaggatgaggaggtgttggagggtcaggatgaagagcagaggaggagcagcagagaagcatttctgaagatcacactgaacttcctgaggggaatgaagcaggaggagctggccGGCTGTCTGCAGAGCA AATCTCCTGCCATGTGTCGACGTCAACTCAAGTCCAACCTGCAGAAGAAGTTCCAGTGTGTATTTGAGGGGGTCGCTAAAGCAGGAAGTCCAGTCCTTCTGACCCAGATCTACacagagctctacatcacagagggaggggctgcagaggtcaatgaggaacatgaggtcAGACAGATTGAAACATCACCCAGGAAAGAAGTGAACACTGATAAAAGAATCAGACGTAAGGACATCTTTAAAGCCTCACCTGGAAGACATGGACCAAtcagaacagtgatgacaaagggagtggctggcattgggaaaaccttcttaacacagaagttcactctggactgggctgaagacaaagccaaccaggacatccagttcacatttcccttcactttcagagagctgaatgtgctaaaagagaaaaagttcagcttggtggaactggttcatcacttcttcactgagaccaaaggaatctgcaggtttgaagacttccaggttgtcttcatctttgacggTCTGGATGAGTGTCGCCTTCCTCTGGACTTCCACAACACTCGGATCCTGACTGATGCTacagagtccacctcagtggatgtgctgctgacaaacctcatcagggggaaactgcttccctccGCTCGTCTCTGGATAACCACACGACCTGCGGCGGCCAATCAGATCCCTCCCGAGTGTGTCGACATGGcgacagaggtcagagggttcaccGATCCACAGAAGGAGCAGTACTTCAGGAAAAGGTTCGCAGATAAGGATCAGGCCAGTACCATCATCTCCCACATCAAGAcctcacgaagcctccacatcatgtgccacatcccggtcttctgccGGATCattgctacagttctggaggatctgttggaAACCAGAGAGAGGGGacagctgcccaagaccctgactgaaATGTACATCCACTTCCTGGTGGTTCAGACCAAAGTGAAGAACATCAAGTATGAGGGAGGAGCTGGGACAGATCCACACTGGAGTccagagaacaggaagatggttgagtctctgggaaaactggcttttgagcagctgcagaaaggcaaCGTGATCTTCTATGAATCCGACCTGACAGAGTGTGGCATCGATCtcagagcagcctcagtgtactcaggagtgttcacacagatctttaaagaggagagaggactgtACCAGGACCAGGTGTTCTGCTTTGTCCATCTGAgcgttcaggagtttctggctgctcttcatgtTCATCTGACCTTCATCAACTCTGGAGTCaatctgctgtcagaggaaCAAACAACCTCCCAGACGTCTGATACCAGAAGAGACCAAGCTGCAGAGAAACTATTCTACCAGAGTGCTGTGGACAAGGCcttacacagtccaaatggacacctggacctgttccTGCGCTTCCTCCTGGGCCTTTCACTCCAGACCAATCAGACTCTCCTACACGGCCTGCTggcacagacaggaagtggctCTCAGACCAGTCAGGAAACAGTTGAATACATCACTAATGTCATGGAGGAAAAtctgtctccagagagaagcatcaacctgttccactgtctgaatgaactgaaggatTGTGCTCTAGTGGAGGAGATCCAACGGTACCTGAGTTCAGGAAGTCTCTCAACTCACAGACTGTCTCCTGCTCAATGGTctgctctggtcttcatcttAGTGTCATCAGAACAAGACCTGGACGTGTTTGACCTGAAGAAATACTCTGCTTCAGAGGAAGCtcttctgaggctgctgccagtggTCAGTCTCTCCAAGAAAGTTCT gctgagcggctgtaacctgtcagagagaagctgtgaagctctggtctcagttctcagctcccagtcctccactctgagagagctggacctgagtaacaatgacctgcaggactcaggagtgaagctggtCTCTGGTGGACTCAGGAGTCCACACTGTAAAGTAGAGACTCTCAG gctgagcggctgtaacctgtcagagagaagctgtgaagctctggcCTCAGTTCTTAGCTCCcagtcctccactctgagagagctggacctgagtaacaacgacctgcaggactcaggagtgaagctggtTTCTGGTGGACTCCGGAGTCCACACGGTAAACTGGAGATTCTCAG gctgagACTCTGtaacctgtcagagagaagctgtgaagctctggcctcagttctcagctcccagttctccactctgagagagctggacctgagtaacaacgacctgcaggactcaggagtgaagctggtCTCTGATGGACTCAGGAGTCCACACTGTAAACTGCAGACTCTCAG GCTGTCAGGCTGTCTGGTCACAGAGGAAGGCTGTGCTTCTCTGGCCTTGGCTCTGagctccaacccctcccatctgagagagctggatGTGAGCTACAACCATCCAGGAGAATCCGGACTCAAGCTCCTGTCTGCTGGACTGAAGGATCCACACTGGAGACTGGATACTCTCAG GGTGGATCCTGGTGGAGTCCAATGGTTGAGACCAGGTCTGAagaagt attcctgtgaactcacaatcaacacaaacacaatgaacaACGAGCTCAAACTGTCTGACGACAACAAGAAGGTGACAAATATGGAGGAAGATCAGTTGTATCCTGATCATCCAGAAAGGTTTGACTTCTGCTCTCAGCTGCTGTGTAGTAATGGTCTGACTGGTcgctgttactgggaggtggagtgggaaGGAAATGTAAATATGTCAGTGAGTTACAGAGGAATCAGCAGAGTGGGGAACGGCACCGATTGCTTGTTTGGGTTGAATGATCAGTCCTGGATGCTGTGCTGCTCTGATGGTGGCCACTTCTCTGTTAGTCACAATAACAGAACAACATCCATCCACCTCCCCttggcctcctcctcctcctcctcctcctctggtagAGTAGCAGTGTACCTGGACTGGCCTGCCGgcactctgtccttctacagaGTCTCCTGTGACACACTGGTCCACATCTACACCTTCAGCGCCACATTCACCGAGCCTCTGTATCCTGGGTTTGGGTTTGGTTCGTGTCTTTGGTGGCCCGACTGCTCAGTGTATCTGTGTTCACAgtag